A single genomic interval of Alligator mississippiensis isolate rAllMis1 chromosome 15, rAllMis1, whole genome shotgun sequence harbors:
- the TDRKH gene encoding tudor and KH domain-containing protein isoform X3: MPTEQGSWNNLTTLQKIALALGIPASATILYILYRRYKESREKRLTFVGEDDTEIEMKVPQDAVKLIIGRQGAVIKQLMKETGARIDVDREELGGEQMLLISGFPVQVCRAKAAIHQILTESALVSEQFFVPQRVVGRIIGRGGETVRAITRSSGAKVTCEREAESSLSLTRLISLSGTQKQVATAKQLILEKLSEEDEFRKKLAQSAAVRGPRKQPLGLRREEAEEQGVLTQPNGAVPWQPGSPGQGQGDGAQLLAETDFDAPQELRDEIEEPGLESLVAVPKFEVPSPDFSFHADEHLEVYVSASENPNHFWVQIVGNRSLQLDKLNCEMAHYYQSDSQLPDSLSVQVGDIVAAPYADSSSWYRARVLGTLENGNLDLYWVDFGDNGEAPASALRALRTDFLSLPFQAIECSLTGIAPAGEQWEEAALDEFDHLTYCAQWKPLVARISSYVQSGMGTWPRIRLYDTSRGQNLDIGEELVRLGYALQCPQEDEGAAGDKPLHMAKDTTSEALQRMLENTTGASLESLISETQKSPAETPLTLSYISLSDGSIEQLRGDPEPAEPPSQETLVLPLQSLSIRAPPVDTKGLSVMVGSQEPGEGGSQPDPGTDVANSPWTSSPAGHVPGPCPLAEASPISLSSGGSSLSKDGFSPSLASGDSSVGSIRGCFYYLSTSDEQADSSIFYSKLGSGFEVASVSGSGDDILLVEDEFL; this comes from the exons ATGCCGACGGAACAGGGTTCCTGGAACAACCTGACAACCCTGCAGAAGATAGCTCTGGCCCTCGGGATCCCAGCCAGTGCCACCATCCTCTACATCTTGTACCGCAGGTACAAGGAGAGCCGAG AGAAGCGGCTGACCTTCGTAGGGGAGGACGACACTGAGATTGAAATGAAGGTCCCGCAGGATGCTGTGAAACTGATAATCGGGCGGCAGGGAGCTGTTATTAAGCAG CTGATGAAGGAGACGGGTGCTCGCATCGATGTggacagagaggagctgggtggCGAGCAGATGCTGCTGATCAGCGGCTTCCCCGTCCAGGTCTGCCGTGCCAAGGCTGCTATCCACCAGATCCTGACAGAGAGTGCCCTGGTGTCAGAGCAGTTCTTCGTGCCACAGAGAGTTGTCGGCAGGATCATAG GCAGGGGCGGTGAGACAGTCCGAGCCATCACCCGCAGCTCAGGAGCCAAAGTAACTTGTGAGagggaggcagaaagcagcctgTCGCTGACCAGGCTCATCAGCCTCTCAGGGACGCAGAAGCAAGTGGCTACAGCCAAG CAACTGATCCTGGAGAAGCTCTCAGAGGAGGATGAATTTAGGAAGAAGCTGGCCCAGTCAGCAGCTGTGCGGGGCCCCCGCAAGCAGCCTCTGGGTTTGAGGAGGGAAGAAGCAGAGGAACAGGGTGTCCTGACTCAACCCAATGGAGcagtcccctggcagccagggaGCCCCGGGCAGGGGCAAGGCGatggagcccagctgctggcagaaacAGACTTTGATGCCCCTCAGGAGCTGAGGGATGAGATAGAGGAGCCGGGGCTAGAGTCCCTTGTGGCAGTGCCCAAGTTTGAAG TCCCCAGCCCAGACTTCAGCTTCCACGCAGATGAGCACCTGGAGGTTTATGTCTCAGCCTCTGAAAATCCCAACCACTTCTGGGTGCAGATCGTGGGCAACCGCAGCCTCCAGCTGGACAAGCTGAACTGTGAGATGGCTCATTACTACCAGAGCGATAGCCAGTTG CCTGACTCCCTGAGTGTCCAGGTGGGCGACATTGTGGCTGCTCCATAcgctgacagcagcagctggtacCGGGCCAGAGTCCTGGGGACCCTGGAGAATGGCAATCTCGATCTGTACTGGGTTGACTTCGGCGATAACGGGGAAGCCCCAGCCAGCGCCCTGCGAGCACTGAg GACCGACTTCCTGAGCCTGCCCTTCCAAGCAATCGAGTGCAGCCTCACTGGGATCGCTCCTGCCG gggagcagtgggaggaggcggcGCTGGATGAGTTTGATCACCTCACCTACTGTGCTCAGTGGAAGCCATTGGTGGCCAGGATCTCCAGCTACGTCCAGTCCGGCATGGGCACGTGGCCACGCATCAGACTGTACGACACCAGCCGTGGGCAG AATCTAGACATTGGGGAGGAGTTGGTCCGGCTGGGCTATGCTCTGCAGTGCCCACAGGAGGATGAGGGTGCAGCAGGGGACAAGCCCCTCCACATGGCCAAGGACACCACATCTGAGGCTCTACAGAGGATGCTG GAGAACACTACAGGAGCCTCCCTTGAGAGCCTCATCTCAGAGACCCAGAAGAGCCCGGCTGAGACCCCCCTGACCCTGTCCTACATCAGCCTCTCGG ATGGCTCCATCGAGCAGCTCCGTGGTGACCCCGAGCCAGCTGAGCCCCCTTCCCAGGAGACCCTTGTCCTCCCACTCCAGTCCCTCAGCATCCGTGCTCCCCCAGTGGACACCAAGGGCCTGAGTGTGATGGtgggcagccaggagccaggcgAAGGGGGGTCTCAGCCAGACCCTGGGACCGACGTGGCAAATTCCCCTTggacctccagccctgctgggcatgtGCCTGGCCCATGCCCCCTAGCAGAGgcctcccccatctccctctcAAGTGGCGGCTCCTCCCTGTCGAAGGATGGcttctcccccagcctggcctctgGGGACAGCAGCGTTGGCTCCATTCGGGGCTGCTTCTATTACCTGTCCACCTCAGACGAACAAGCCGACTCCTCCATTTTCTACAGCAAGCTTGGCTCGGGCTTTG AAGTTGCCTCTGTGTCTGGGAGTGGCGATGACATCCTGCTGGTGGAGGACGAGTTCCTGTGA
- the TDRKH gene encoding tudor and KH domain-containing protein isoform X4, which translates to MPTEQGSWNNLTTLQKIALALGIPASATILYILYRRYKESREKRLTFVGEDDTEIEMKVPQDAVKLIIGRQGAVIKQLMKETGARIDVDREELGGEQMLLISGFPVQVCRAKAAIHQILTESALVSEQFFVPQRVVGRIIGRGGETVRAITRSSGAKVTCEREAESSLSLTRLISLSGTQKQVATAKQLILEKLSEEDEFRKKLAQSAAVRGPRKQPLGLRREEAEEQGVLTQPNGAVPWQPGSPGQGQGDGAQLLAETDFDAPQELRDEIEEPGLESLVAVPKFEVPSPDFSFHADEHLEVYVSASENPNHFWVQIVGNRSLQLDKLNCEMAHYYQSDSQLPDSLSVQVGDIVAAPYADSSSWYRARVLGTLENGNLDLYWVDFGDNGEAPASALRALRTDFLSLPFQAIECSLTGIAPAGEQWEEAALDEFDHLTYCAQWKPLVARISSYVQSGMGTWPRIRLYDTSRGQENTTGASLESLISETQKSPAETPLTLSYISLSDGSIEQLRGDPEPAEPPSQETLVLPLQSLSIRAPPVDTKGLSVMVGSQEPGEGGSQPDPGTDVANSPWTSSPAGHVPGPCPLAEASPISLSSGGSSLSKDGFSPSLASGDSSVGSIRGCFYYLSTSDEQADSSIFYSKLGSGFGRDSHAADSPLPSTVLISSSDEVASVSGSGDDILLVEDEFL; encoded by the exons ATGCCGACGGAACAGGGTTCCTGGAACAACCTGACAACCCTGCAGAAGATAGCTCTGGCCCTCGGGATCCCAGCCAGTGCCACCATCCTCTACATCTTGTACCGCAGGTACAAGGAGAGCCGAG AGAAGCGGCTGACCTTCGTAGGGGAGGACGACACTGAGATTGAAATGAAGGTCCCGCAGGATGCTGTGAAACTGATAATCGGGCGGCAGGGAGCTGTTATTAAGCAG CTGATGAAGGAGACGGGTGCTCGCATCGATGTggacagagaggagctgggtggCGAGCAGATGCTGCTGATCAGCGGCTTCCCCGTCCAGGTCTGCCGTGCCAAGGCTGCTATCCACCAGATCCTGACAGAGAGTGCCCTGGTGTCAGAGCAGTTCTTCGTGCCACAGAGAGTTGTCGGCAGGATCATAG GCAGGGGCGGTGAGACAGTCCGAGCCATCACCCGCAGCTCAGGAGCCAAAGTAACTTGTGAGagggaggcagaaagcagcctgTCGCTGACCAGGCTCATCAGCCTCTCAGGGACGCAGAAGCAAGTGGCTACAGCCAAG CAACTGATCCTGGAGAAGCTCTCAGAGGAGGATGAATTTAGGAAGAAGCTGGCCCAGTCAGCAGCTGTGCGGGGCCCCCGCAAGCAGCCTCTGGGTTTGAGGAGGGAAGAAGCAGAGGAACAGGGTGTCCTGACTCAACCCAATGGAGcagtcccctggcagccagggaGCCCCGGGCAGGGGCAAGGCGatggagcccagctgctggcagaaacAGACTTTGATGCCCCTCAGGAGCTGAGGGATGAGATAGAGGAGCCGGGGCTAGAGTCCCTTGTGGCAGTGCCCAAGTTTGAAG TCCCCAGCCCAGACTTCAGCTTCCACGCAGATGAGCACCTGGAGGTTTATGTCTCAGCCTCTGAAAATCCCAACCACTTCTGGGTGCAGATCGTGGGCAACCGCAGCCTCCAGCTGGACAAGCTGAACTGTGAGATGGCTCATTACTACCAGAGCGATAGCCAGTTG CCTGACTCCCTGAGTGTCCAGGTGGGCGACATTGTGGCTGCTCCATAcgctgacagcagcagctggtacCGGGCCAGAGTCCTGGGGACCCTGGAGAATGGCAATCTCGATCTGTACTGGGTTGACTTCGGCGATAACGGGGAAGCCCCAGCCAGCGCCCTGCGAGCACTGAg GACCGACTTCCTGAGCCTGCCCTTCCAAGCAATCGAGTGCAGCCTCACTGGGATCGCTCCTGCCG gggagcagtgggaggaggcggcGCTGGATGAGTTTGATCACCTCACCTACTGTGCTCAGTGGAAGCCATTGGTGGCCAGGATCTCCAGCTACGTCCAGTCCGGCATGGGCACGTGGCCACGCATCAGACTGTACGACACCAGCCGTGGGCAG GAGAACACTACAGGAGCCTCCCTTGAGAGCCTCATCTCAGAGACCCAGAAGAGCCCGGCTGAGACCCCCCTGACCCTGTCCTACATCAGCCTCTCGG ATGGCTCCATCGAGCAGCTCCGTGGTGACCCCGAGCCAGCTGAGCCCCCTTCCCAGGAGACCCTTGTCCTCCCACTCCAGTCCCTCAGCATCCGTGCTCCCCCAGTGGACACCAAGGGCCTGAGTGTGATGGtgggcagccaggagccaggcgAAGGGGGGTCTCAGCCAGACCCTGGGACCGACGTGGCAAATTCCCCTTggacctccagccctgctgggcatgtGCCTGGCCCATGCCCCCTAGCAGAGgcctcccccatctccctctcAAGTGGCGGCTCCTCCCTGTCGAAGGATGGcttctcccccagcctggcctctgGGGACAGCAGCGTTGGCTCCATTCGGGGCTGCTTCTATTACCTGTCCACCTCAGACGAACAAGCCGACTCCTCCATTTTCTACAGCAAGCTTGGCTCGGGCTTTGGTAGAGACTCGCATGCTGCCGATTCTCCCCTCCCTAGCACCGTCCTCATCAGCTCCtcagatg AAGTTGCCTCTGTGTCTGGGAGTGGCGATGACATCCTGCTGGTGGAGGACGAGTTCCTGTGA
- the TDRKH gene encoding tudor and KH domain-containing protein isoform X1: MPTEQGSWNNLTTLQKIALALGIPASATILYILYRRYKESREKRLTFVGEDDTEIEMKVPQDAVKLIIGRQGAVIKQLMKETGARIDVDREELGGEQMLLISGFPVQVCRAKAAIHQILTESALVSEQFFVPQRVVGRIIGRGGETVRAITRSSGAKVTCEREAESSLSLTRLISLSGTQKQVATAKQLILEKLSEEDEFRKKLAQSAAVRGPRKQPLGLRREEAEEQGVLTQPNGAVPWQPGSPGQGQGDGAQLLAETDFDAPQELRDEIEEPGLESLVAVPKFEVPSPDFSFHADEHLEVYVSASENPNHFWVQIVGNRSLQLDKLNCEMAHYYQSDSQLPDSLSVQVGDIVAAPYADSSSWYRARVLGTLENGNLDLYWVDFGDNGEAPASALRALRTDFLSLPFQAIECSLTGIAPAGEQWEEAALDEFDHLTYCAQWKPLVARISSYVQSGMGTWPRIRLYDTSRGQNLDIGEELVRLGYALQCPQEDEGAAGDKPLHMAKDTTSEALQRMLENTTGASLESLISETQKSPAETPLTLSYISLSDGSIEQLRGDPEPAEPPSQETLVLPLQSLSIRAPPVDTKGLSVMVGSQEPGEGGSQPDPGTDVANSPWTSSPAGHVPGPCPLAEASPISLSSGGSSLSKDGFSPSLASGDSSVGSIRGCFYYLSTSDEQADSSIFYSKLGSGFGRDSHAADSPLPSTVLISSSDEVASVSGSGDDILLVEDEFL; encoded by the exons ATGCCGACGGAACAGGGTTCCTGGAACAACCTGACAACCCTGCAGAAGATAGCTCTGGCCCTCGGGATCCCAGCCAGTGCCACCATCCTCTACATCTTGTACCGCAGGTACAAGGAGAGCCGAG AGAAGCGGCTGACCTTCGTAGGGGAGGACGACACTGAGATTGAAATGAAGGTCCCGCAGGATGCTGTGAAACTGATAATCGGGCGGCAGGGAGCTGTTATTAAGCAG CTGATGAAGGAGACGGGTGCTCGCATCGATGTggacagagaggagctgggtggCGAGCAGATGCTGCTGATCAGCGGCTTCCCCGTCCAGGTCTGCCGTGCCAAGGCTGCTATCCACCAGATCCTGACAGAGAGTGCCCTGGTGTCAGAGCAGTTCTTCGTGCCACAGAGAGTTGTCGGCAGGATCATAG GCAGGGGCGGTGAGACAGTCCGAGCCATCACCCGCAGCTCAGGAGCCAAAGTAACTTGTGAGagggaggcagaaagcagcctgTCGCTGACCAGGCTCATCAGCCTCTCAGGGACGCAGAAGCAAGTGGCTACAGCCAAG CAACTGATCCTGGAGAAGCTCTCAGAGGAGGATGAATTTAGGAAGAAGCTGGCCCAGTCAGCAGCTGTGCGGGGCCCCCGCAAGCAGCCTCTGGGTTTGAGGAGGGAAGAAGCAGAGGAACAGGGTGTCCTGACTCAACCCAATGGAGcagtcccctggcagccagggaGCCCCGGGCAGGGGCAAGGCGatggagcccagctgctggcagaaacAGACTTTGATGCCCCTCAGGAGCTGAGGGATGAGATAGAGGAGCCGGGGCTAGAGTCCCTTGTGGCAGTGCCCAAGTTTGAAG TCCCCAGCCCAGACTTCAGCTTCCACGCAGATGAGCACCTGGAGGTTTATGTCTCAGCCTCTGAAAATCCCAACCACTTCTGGGTGCAGATCGTGGGCAACCGCAGCCTCCAGCTGGACAAGCTGAACTGTGAGATGGCTCATTACTACCAGAGCGATAGCCAGTTG CCTGACTCCCTGAGTGTCCAGGTGGGCGACATTGTGGCTGCTCCATAcgctgacagcagcagctggtacCGGGCCAGAGTCCTGGGGACCCTGGAGAATGGCAATCTCGATCTGTACTGGGTTGACTTCGGCGATAACGGGGAAGCCCCAGCCAGCGCCCTGCGAGCACTGAg GACCGACTTCCTGAGCCTGCCCTTCCAAGCAATCGAGTGCAGCCTCACTGGGATCGCTCCTGCCG gggagcagtgggaggaggcggcGCTGGATGAGTTTGATCACCTCACCTACTGTGCTCAGTGGAAGCCATTGGTGGCCAGGATCTCCAGCTACGTCCAGTCCGGCATGGGCACGTGGCCACGCATCAGACTGTACGACACCAGCCGTGGGCAG AATCTAGACATTGGGGAGGAGTTGGTCCGGCTGGGCTATGCTCTGCAGTGCCCACAGGAGGATGAGGGTGCAGCAGGGGACAAGCCCCTCCACATGGCCAAGGACACCACATCTGAGGCTCTACAGAGGATGCTG GAGAACACTACAGGAGCCTCCCTTGAGAGCCTCATCTCAGAGACCCAGAAGAGCCCGGCTGAGACCCCCCTGACCCTGTCCTACATCAGCCTCTCGG ATGGCTCCATCGAGCAGCTCCGTGGTGACCCCGAGCCAGCTGAGCCCCCTTCCCAGGAGACCCTTGTCCTCCCACTCCAGTCCCTCAGCATCCGTGCTCCCCCAGTGGACACCAAGGGCCTGAGTGTGATGGtgggcagccaggagccaggcgAAGGGGGGTCTCAGCCAGACCCTGGGACCGACGTGGCAAATTCCCCTTggacctccagccctgctgggcatgtGCCTGGCCCATGCCCCCTAGCAGAGgcctcccccatctccctctcAAGTGGCGGCTCCTCCCTGTCGAAGGATGGcttctcccccagcctggcctctgGGGACAGCAGCGTTGGCTCCATTCGGGGCTGCTTCTATTACCTGTCCACCTCAGACGAACAAGCCGACTCCTCCATTTTCTACAGCAAGCTTGGCTCGGGCTTTGGTAGAGACTCGCATGCTGCCGATTCTCCCCTCCCTAGCACCGTCCTCATCAGCTCCtcagatg AAGTTGCCTCTGTGTCTGGGAGTGGCGATGACATCCTGCTGGTGGAGGACGAGTTCCTGTGA
- the TDRKH gene encoding tudor and KH domain-containing protein isoform X2, translating into MPTEQGSWNNLTTLQKIALALGIPASATILYILYRRYKESREKRLTFVGEDDTEIEMKVPQDAVKLIIGRQGAVIKQLMKETGARIDVDREELGGEQMLLISGFPVQVCRAKAAIHQILTESALVSEQFFVPQRVVGRIIGRGGETVRAITRSSGAKVTCEREAESSLSLTRLISLSGTQKQVATAKQLILEKLSEEDEFRKKLAQSAAVRGPRKQPLGLRREEAEEQGVLTQPNGAVPWQPGSPGQGQGDGAQLLAETDFDAPQELRDEIEEPGLESLVAVPKFEVPSPDFSFHADEHLEVYVSASENPNHFWVQIVGNRSLQLDKLNCEMAHYYQSDSQLPDSLSVQVGDIVAAPYADSSSWYRARVLGTLENGNLDLYWVDFGDNGEAPASALRALRTDFLSLPFQAIECSLTGIAPAGEQWEEAALDEFDHLTYCAQWKPLVARISSYVQSGMGTWPRIRLYDTSRGQNLDIGEELVRLGYALQCPQEDEGAAGDKPLHMAKDTTSEALQRMLNTTGASLESLISETQKSPAETPLTLSYISLSDGSIEQLRGDPEPAEPPSQETLVLPLQSLSIRAPPVDTKGLSVMVGSQEPGEGGSQPDPGTDVANSPWTSSPAGHVPGPCPLAEASPISLSSGGSSLSKDGFSPSLASGDSSVGSIRGCFYYLSTSDEQADSSIFYSKLGSGFGRDSHAADSPLPSTVLISSSDEVASVSGSGDDILLVEDEFL; encoded by the exons ATGCCGACGGAACAGGGTTCCTGGAACAACCTGACAACCCTGCAGAAGATAGCTCTGGCCCTCGGGATCCCAGCCAGTGCCACCATCCTCTACATCTTGTACCGCAGGTACAAGGAGAGCCGAG AGAAGCGGCTGACCTTCGTAGGGGAGGACGACACTGAGATTGAAATGAAGGTCCCGCAGGATGCTGTGAAACTGATAATCGGGCGGCAGGGAGCTGTTATTAAGCAG CTGATGAAGGAGACGGGTGCTCGCATCGATGTggacagagaggagctgggtggCGAGCAGATGCTGCTGATCAGCGGCTTCCCCGTCCAGGTCTGCCGTGCCAAGGCTGCTATCCACCAGATCCTGACAGAGAGTGCCCTGGTGTCAGAGCAGTTCTTCGTGCCACAGAGAGTTGTCGGCAGGATCATAG GCAGGGGCGGTGAGACAGTCCGAGCCATCACCCGCAGCTCAGGAGCCAAAGTAACTTGTGAGagggaggcagaaagcagcctgTCGCTGACCAGGCTCATCAGCCTCTCAGGGACGCAGAAGCAAGTGGCTACAGCCAAG CAACTGATCCTGGAGAAGCTCTCAGAGGAGGATGAATTTAGGAAGAAGCTGGCCCAGTCAGCAGCTGTGCGGGGCCCCCGCAAGCAGCCTCTGGGTTTGAGGAGGGAAGAAGCAGAGGAACAGGGTGTCCTGACTCAACCCAATGGAGcagtcccctggcagccagggaGCCCCGGGCAGGGGCAAGGCGatggagcccagctgctggcagaaacAGACTTTGATGCCCCTCAGGAGCTGAGGGATGAGATAGAGGAGCCGGGGCTAGAGTCCCTTGTGGCAGTGCCCAAGTTTGAAG TCCCCAGCCCAGACTTCAGCTTCCACGCAGATGAGCACCTGGAGGTTTATGTCTCAGCCTCTGAAAATCCCAACCACTTCTGGGTGCAGATCGTGGGCAACCGCAGCCTCCAGCTGGACAAGCTGAACTGTGAGATGGCTCATTACTACCAGAGCGATAGCCAGTTG CCTGACTCCCTGAGTGTCCAGGTGGGCGACATTGTGGCTGCTCCATAcgctgacagcagcagctggtacCGGGCCAGAGTCCTGGGGACCCTGGAGAATGGCAATCTCGATCTGTACTGGGTTGACTTCGGCGATAACGGGGAAGCCCCAGCCAGCGCCCTGCGAGCACTGAg GACCGACTTCCTGAGCCTGCCCTTCCAAGCAATCGAGTGCAGCCTCACTGGGATCGCTCCTGCCG gggagcagtgggaggaggcggcGCTGGATGAGTTTGATCACCTCACCTACTGTGCTCAGTGGAAGCCATTGGTGGCCAGGATCTCCAGCTACGTCCAGTCCGGCATGGGCACGTGGCCACGCATCAGACTGTACGACACCAGCCGTGGGCAG AATCTAGACATTGGGGAGGAGTTGGTCCGGCTGGGCTATGCTCTGCAGTGCCCACAGGAGGATGAGGGTGCAGCAGGGGACAAGCCCCTCCACATGGCCAAGGACACCACATCTGAGGCTCTACAGAGGATGCTG AACACTACAGGAGCCTCCCTTGAGAGCCTCATCTCAGAGACCCAGAAGAGCCCGGCTGAGACCCCCCTGACCCTGTCCTACATCAGCCTCTCGG ATGGCTCCATCGAGCAGCTCCGTGGTGACCCCGAGCCAGCTGAGCCCCCTTCCCAGGAGACCCTTGTCCTCCCACTCCAGTCCCTCAGCATCCGTGCTCCCCCAGTGGACACCAAGGGCCTGAGTGTGATGGtgggcagccaggagccaggcgAAGGGGGGTCTCAGCCAGACCCTGGGACCGACGTGGCAAATTCCCCTTggacctccagccctgctgggcatgtGCCTGGCCCATGCCCCCTAGCAGAGgcctcccccatctccctctcAAGTGGCGGCTCCTCCCTGTCGAAGGATGGcttctcccccagcctggcctctgGGGACAGCAGCGTTGGCTCCATTCGGGGCTGCTTCTATTACCTGTCCACCTCAGACGAACAAGCCGACTCCTCCATTTTCTACAGCAAGCTTGGCTCGGGCTTTGGTAGAGACTCGCATGCTGCCGATTCTCCCCTCCCTAGCACCGTCCTCATCAGCTCCtcagatg AAGTTGCCTCTGTGTCTGGGAGTGGCGATGACATCCTGCTGGTGGAGGACGAGTTCCTGTGA
- the TDRKH gene encoding tudor and KH domain-containing protein isoform X5 produces the protein MPTEQGSWNNLTTLQKIALALGIPASATILYILYRRYKESREKRLTFVGEDDTEIEMKVPQDAVKLIIGRQGAVIKQLMKETGARIDVDREELGGEQMLLISGFPVQVCRAKAAIHQILTESALVSEQFFVPQRVVGRIIGRGGETVRAITRSSGAKVTCEREAESSLSLTRLISLSGTQKQVATAKQLILEKLSEEDEFRKKLAQSAAVRGPRKQPLGLRREEAEEQGVLTQPNGAVPWQPGSPGQGQGDGAQLLAETDFDAPQELRDEIEEPGLESLVAVPKFEVPSPDFSFHADEHLEVYVSASENPNHFWVQIVGNRSLQLDKLNCEMAHYYQSDSQLPDSLSVQVGDIVAAPYADSSSWYRARVLGTLENGNLDLYWVDFGDNGEAPASALRALRTDFLSLPFQAIECSLTGIAPAGEQWEEAALDEFDHLTYCAQWKPLVARISSYVQSGMGTWPRIRLYDTSRGQNLDIGEELVRLGYALQCPQEDEGAAGDKPLHMAKDTTSEALQRMLENTTGASLESLISETQKSPAETPLTLSYISLSEVASVSGSGDDILLVEDEFL, from the exons ATGCCGACGGAACAGGGTTCCTGGAACAACCTGACAACCCTGCAGAAGATAGCTCTGGCCCTCGGGATCCCAGCCAGTGCCACCATCCTCTACATCTTGTACCGCAGGTACAAGGAGAGCCGAG AGAAGCGGCTGACCTTCGTAGGGGAGGACGACACTGAGATTGAAATGAAGGTCCCGCAGGATGCTGTGAAACTGATAATCGGGCGGCAGGGAGCTGTTATTAAGCAG CTGATGAAGGAGACGGGTGCTCGCATCGATGTggacagagaggagctgggtggCGAGCAGATGCTGCTGATCAGCGGCTTCCCCGTCCAGGTCTGCCGTGCCAAGGCTGCTATCCACCAGATCCTGACAGAGAGTGCCCTGGTGTCAGAGCAGTTCTTCGTGCCACAGAGAGTTGTCGGCAGGATCATAG GCAGGGGCGGTGAGACAGTCCGAGCCATCACCCGCAGCTCAGGAGCCAAAGTAACTTGTGAGagggaggcagaaagcagcctgTCGCTGACCAGGCTCATCAGCCTCTCAGGGACGCAGAAGCAAGTGGCTACAGCCAAG CAACTGATCCTGGAGAAGCTCTCAGAGGAGGATGAATTTAGGAAGAAGCTGGCCCAGTCAGCAGCTGTGCGGGGCCCCCGCAAGCAGCCTCTGGGTTTGAGGAGGGAAGAAGCAGAGGAACAGGGTGTCCTGACTCAACCCAATGGAGcagtcccctggcagccagggaGCCCCGGGCAGGGGCAAGGCGatggagcccagctgctggcagaaacAGACTTTGATGCCCCTCAGGAGCTGAGGGATGAGATAGAGGAGCCGGGGCTAGAGTCCCTTGTGGCAGTGCCCAAGTTTGAAG TCCCCAGCCCAGACTTCAGCTTCCACGCAGATGAGCACCTGGAGGTTTATGTCTCAGCCTCTGAAAATCCCAACCACTTCTGGGTGCAGATCGTGGGCAACCGCAGCCTCCAGCTGGACAAGCTGAACTGTGAGATGGCTCATTACTACCAGAGCGATAGCCAGTTG CCTGACTCCCTGAGTGTCCAGGTGGGCGACATTGTGGCTGCTCCATAcgctgacagcagcagctggtacCGGGCCAGAGTCCTGGGGACCCTGGAGAATGGCAATCTCGATCTGTACTGGGTTGACTTCGGCGATAACGGGGAAGCCCCAGCCAGCGCCCTGCGAGCACTGAg GACCGACTTCCTGAGCCTGCCCTTCCAAGCAATCGAGTGCAGCCTCACTGGGATCGCTCCTGCCG gggagcagtgggaggaggcggcGCTGGATGAGTTTGATCACCTCACCTACTGTGCTCAGTGGAAGCCATTGGTGGCCAGGATCTCCAGCTACGTCCAGTCCGGCATGGGCACGTGGCCACGCATCAGACTGTACGACACCAGCCGTGGGCAG AATCTAGACATTGGGGAGGAGTTGGTCCGGCTGGGCTATGCTCTGCAGTGCCCACAGGAGGATGAGGGTGCAGCAGGGGACAAGCCCCTCCACATGGCCAAGGACACCACATCTGAGGCTCTACAGAGGATGCTG GAGAACACTACAGGAGCCTCCCTTGAGAGCCTCATCTCAGAGACCCAGAAGAGCCCGGCTGAGACCCCCCTGACCCTGTCCTACATCAGCCTCTCGG AAGTTGCCTCTGTGTCTGGGAGTGGCGATGACATCCTGCTGGTGGAGGACGAGTTCCTGTGA